One genomic segment of Streptomyces sp. NBC_00239 includes these proteins:
- a CDS encoding histidine phosphatase family protein: MAPRILLARHGQTEWSLSGKHTGRTDIPLLEEGRRGAKLLGERLARDPWAGLPGVEVRTSPLARASETCDLAGFGVRAEPWDTLMEWDYGDYEGMTPAEIHAIRPGWLVWRDGVPNGETIADISARADEVVAWARSAERDVLVFSHGHFLRTLSARWLGMDASFGARIKLDPTSLSVLGWAYGAPALERWNDTGHLEL; the protein is encoded by the coding sequence ATGGCACCCCGCATCCTGCTGGCCCGTCACGGACAGACCGAATGGTCCCTGTCCGGCAAGCACACGGGGCGGACGGACATCCCCCTCCTCGAAGAGGGACGCCGGGGGGCGAAGCTGCTCGGCGAGCGGCTGGCCCGCGACCCCTGGGCCGGGCTGCCCGGGGTGGAGGTCCGCACCAGCCCGCTGGCCCGCGCGAGCGAGACCTGTGACCTGGCCGGTTTCGGGGTGCGGGCGGAGCCGTGGGACACCCTGATGGAGTGGGACTACGGCGACTACGAGGGCATGACGCCCGCCGAGATCCACGCGATCCGGCCGGGCTGGCTGGTCTGGCGCGACGGCGTGCCGAACGGCGAGACCATCGCGGACATCTCGGCGCGCGCCGACGAGGTGGTGGCCTGGGCCCGCTCCGCGGAGCGGGACGTGCTGGTCTTCTCGCACGGGCACTTCCTGCGGACGCTGAGCGCGCGCTGGCTGGGCATGGACGCCTCCTTCGGCGCGCGCATCAAGCTCGACCCGACCTCGCTGTCGGTGCTGGGCTGGGCGTACGGCGCGCCCGCCCTGGAGCGCTGGAACGACACCGGCCACCTGGAGCTCTGA
- a CDS encoding phosphatase PAP2 family protein, with amino-acid sequence MAERVERRPRWWAELLLIGVVYAAYSGGRLLARGDVSTAVDHGLAILRFEKLLYLNAEHPLNRLFTAEPWIGIPADFAYASLHYLVTPAVLVWLYLRRPAAYLGARTWLMLSTLLGLVGFTLLPTCPPRLLDSVHGFTDTMAQYSSYGWWGGEASAPRGLGGLTNQYAAMPSLHVGWALWCGILLWQHGRTPLLRALGAAYPALTLLVVLGTANHYLLDGVAGAAVMGAGFLLVRPALRLTERLKERLTGRFRRKPAIVSGGWETSAGELLPAQRSSAEDDTPAAAR; translated from the coding sequence ATGGCTGAACGTGTCGAGCGACGTCCCCGGTGGTGGGCCGAGCTCCTGCTCATAGGTGTCGTGTACGCCGCATACTCCGGCGGCAGGCTGCTGGCCCGCGGCGATGTCTCCACCGCGGTGGACCACGGACTGGCGATCCTGCGCTTCGAGAAACTCCTGTACCTGAACGCCGAGCACCCGCTCAACCGGCTCTTCACCGCCGAACCGTGGATCGGGATACCCGCCGACTTCGCGTACGCGTCCCTGCACTACCTGGTCACCCCCGCCGTCCTGGTCTGGCTCTACCTGCGGCGGCCCGCCGCCTACCTCGGCGCCCGGACCTGGCTGATGCTCTCCACCCTCCTCGGTCTCGTCGGCTTCACCCTGCTCCCCACCTGCCCGCCCCGGCTCCTCGACTCCGTGCACGGCTTCACCGACACGATGGCCCAGTACAGCTCGTACGGCTGGTGGGGCGGCGAGGCCAGCGCACCCCGAGGGCTCGGCGGGCTCACCAACCAGTACGCCGCCATGCCGAGCCTGCACGTCGGCTGGGCCCTGTGGTGCGGGATCCTGCTCTGGCAGCACGGCCGCACCCCGCTGCTGCGGGCCCTGGGCGCCGCCTACCCCGCTCTGACGCTGCTCGTCGTGCTCGGCACCGCCAACCACTACCTCCTCGACGGTGTCGCCGGAGCCGCCGTGATGGGCGCCGGCTTCCTCCTCGTGCGCCCCGCCCTGCGGCTGACCGAGCGCCTGAAGGAACGGCTGACCGGACGGTTCCGCCGGAAGCCCGCGATTGTCAGTGGCGGATGGGAGACTTCCGCGGGTGAGCTCCTACCCGCCCAGCGGTCCAGCGCAGAAGACGACACTCCGGCAGCGGCTCGCTGA
- a CDS encoding AAA domain-containing protein has translation MLHDTLHGTERGVVVDSPPGAGKSTLVVTAARELAAAGRRLMIVAQTNAQVDDLVLRLAAKDPQLPVGRLHSSDADAYDKALLDLPSVTLAAKPGDLAALPVVVSTAAKWAHTQGVEPWEHAIVDEAYQMRSDALLAVAGLFERALFVGDPGQLDPFSVVGADQWAGLSHDPSASAVATLLAHNPGLPQHRLPVSWRLPASAAPLVSAAFYPYTPFRSGTGPGDRRLSYGTASDGSGPDRVLDEAAAAGWGLLELPARHTPRTDPEAVRAVALVVRRALDRGAVAVSEQSPDPVPLTGGRIAVGTAHRDQAAAVRAALADLGVTGVTVDTANRLQGREYDLTVVLHPLSGRPDATAFHLETGRLCVLTSRHRHACVVVARAGIADLLDEHPGTDPVQLGVAVKFPDGWEANHSVLAHLAEHRVVWRP, from the coding sequence ATCCTCCACGACACCCTGCACGGGACCGAGCGCGGGGTGGTCGTCGACTCCCCGCCCGGCGCCGGGAAGTCCACCCTCGTGGTCACCGCGGCCCGCGAACTCGCCGCCGCCGGCCGCCGGCTGATGATCGTCGCGCAGACCAACGCGCAGGTGGACGACCTCGTCCTGCGGCTCGCCGCCAAGGACCCGCAGCTGCCGGTCGGCCGGCTGCACAGCAGCGACGCCGACGCCTACGACAAGGCCCTGCTCGACCTGCCCTCCGTCACGCTCGCCGCGAAGCCCGGCGACCTGGCCGCGCTGCCCGTCGTCGTCTCCACCGCCGCGAAATGGGCACACACCCAGGGCGTCGAGCCGTGGGAGCACGCGATCGTCGACGAGGCGTACCAGATGCGCTCCGACGCGCTGCTGGCCGTGGCCGGGCTGTTCGAGCGGGCGCTGTTCGTGGGCGACCCGGGGCAGCTGGACCCCTTCAGCGTGGTAGGCGCCGACCAGTGGGCGGGCCTGTCCCACGACCCGTCGGCGAGCGCCGTCGCCACCCTCCTCGCCCACAACCCCGGACTGCCCCAGCACCGGCTCCCGGTGTCCTGGCGACTGCCCGCCTCGGCGGCGCCGCTGGTCTCGGCCGCCTTCTACCCGTACACGCCGTTCCGCAGCGGCACCGGACCCGGGGACCGGCGGCTGTCGTACGGGACGGCCTCGGACGGCTCCGGCCCGGACCGGGTGCTCGACGAGGCCGCGGCGGCCGGCTGGGGGCTGCTCGAACTCCCCGCCCGGCACACCCCGCGCACGGACCCCGAGGCGGTGCGTGCGGTGGCTCTGGTGGTGCGCCGCGCCCTGGACCGCGGCGCCGTCGCCGTCTCGGAGCAGTCGCCGGACCCGGTCCCGCTGACCGGGGGCCGGATCGCGGTCGGCACCGCCCACCGCGACCAGGCGGCCGCCGTACGCGCGGCGCTGGCCGACCTGGGCGTCACGGGCGTGACCGTCGACACCGCGAACCGGCTGCAGGGCCGCGAGTACGACCTGACCGTGGTGCTGCACCCGCTGTCCGGCCGCCCCGACGCCACCGCCTTCCACCTGGAGACCGGCCGGCTGTGCGTGCTCACCTCCCGGCACCGGCACGCCTGCGTGGTCGTGGCCCGGGCGGGCATCGCGGACCTGCTGGACGAGCACCCGGGCACGGATCCGGTCCAGTTGGGGGTGGCGGTGAAGTTCCCGGACGGCTGGGAGGCCAACCACTCGGTGCTGGCCCACCTCGCGGAACACCGGGTGGTCTGGCGCCCCTGA
- a CDS encoding tetratricopeptide repeat protein, whose amino-acid sequence MVTSPNESFRRLRGQQSPAEFAALVRRAAREIGETVACDARYIGRVEAGEIRCPNYAYERVFLHMFPGRTLSDLGFSPRESVRGRGPNRFAPVPALPSPAPPSSEESDVLRRAFISGGSATVAAATLGFTLPRRPGAHRRAGEAEADAVEAAVRQIRLLDDRHGADGLHRRAAEPLRTAYALLDAGTTRQSTADRLHAGAGELAISVGWLAHDSRRFGEARSHYAEALATARVSGDAALEAHAFCNTAFLARDAGRPREAVRAAQAGQRAARSVGSARLSCLLTLREAAGWAGLGDRPGCEEALGRAHTLFGRGTSDADPEWMSFFGEAELEALEAGCWSSLGEFGRAARHARRASNLQDPHFARNVALYTAQLADDLARAGVPDEAAAAGEQVLDLLPQVQSSRVAAMLSSTAVALLPHQRSPRVAGFLSRHSAL is encoded by the coding sequence ATGGTGACGTCACCTAACGAATCCTTCCGGCGGCTGCGCGGGCAGCAATCCCCCGCCGAATTCGCGGCGCTGGTACGCCGGGCCGCCCGGGAGATCGGCGAGACGGTCGCGTGCGACGCCCGCTACATCGGGCGGGTGGAGGCGGGCGAGATCCGCTGCCCCAACTACGCGTACGAACGGGTGTTCCTGCACATGTTCCCCGGACGCACGCTGTCCGACCTGGGTTTCTCGCCGCGTGAATCCGTGCGCGGCAGGGGGCCGAACCGTTTCGCCCCCGTCCCCGCACTTCCTTCACCCGCCCCCCCTTCGTCTGAGGAGAGCGACGTGCTGCGTCGCGCGTTCATTTCCGGCGGATCCGCCACCGTGGCGGCCGCGACCCTGGGCTTCACCCTGCCCCGGCGCCCCGGAGCCCACCGCCGGGCCGGCGAGGCCGAGGCCGACGCCGTGGAAGCGGCCGTACGCCAGATCCGGCTGCTCGACGACCGGCACGGCGCGGACGGCCTGCACCGGCGGGCGGCCGAGCCGCTGCGGACCGCGTACGCGCTGCTGGACGCCGGCACCACCCGGCAGTCCACCGCGGACCGGCTGCACGCGGGCGCCGGCGAACTGGCCATCTCGGTGGGCTGGCTGGCCCACGACTCCCGCCGCTTCGGCGAGGCCCGCTCGCACTACGCGGAGGCGCTGGCCACCGCCCGGGTCTCGGGTGACGCGGCACTGGAGGCGCACGCCTTCTGCAACACGGCCTTCCTGGCCCGGGACGCGGGCCGGCCGCGCGAGGCCGTACGGGCCGCCCAGGCGGGCCAGCGCGCGGCCCGCTCGGTGGGCTCGGCCCGGCTGTCCTGCCTGCTCACCCTGCGGGAGGCGGCCGGCTGGGCCGGTCTCGGCGACCGGCCCGGCTGCGAGGAGGCCCTGGGACGGGCGCACACCCTGTTCGGCCGGGGGACCTCGGACGCCGACCCCGAGTGGATGAGCTTCTTCGGCGAGGCGGAGCTGGAGGCGCTGGAGGCCGGATGCTGGTCCTCCCTCGGGGAGTTCGGCCGGGCCGCCCGTCACGCCCGGCGGGCCTCGAACCTCCAGGATCCGCATTTCGCGCGCAACGTGGCGCTGTACACCGCGCAGTTGGCCGACGACCTGGCGCGGGCGGGCGTGCCCGACGAGGCGGCGGCCGCCGGGGAGCAGGTGCTGGACCTGCTGCCGCAGGTGCAGTCCTCGCGGGTGGCGGCCATGCTGTCGTCGACCGCCGTCGCGCTGCTGCCGCACCAGCGTTCCCCGCGGGTGGCGGGCTTCCTGTCCCGGCACTCGGCTCTCTGA
- a CDS encoding spermidine synthase, translating into MAKGKNRGRATPEAVVAQVDGGLAELAPDRERARAWTLLIDGAPQSHVDLDDPSYLDFSYQRRIGHVIDLAAPARQPLNVVHLGGGAFTLARYTAATRPRSTQQIVEIDAGLVAFVRANLPLDPQARVRVRAVDARAGLAKVPDGWADLVIADVFSGARTPAHLTSAEFLDDVRRAMSPAGWYVANLADGPPLAHLRGQIATAASRFGELALAADPVVFRGKRFGNAVLVASDRELPVAELTRRVASDPHPGRVEHGRALADFTGGASPVSDASAAASPAPPPSVFR; encoded by the coding sequence GTGGCGAAGGGCAAGAACCGCGGACGTGCGACCCCCGAGGCCGTCGTCGCGCAGGTGGACGGCGGTCTGGCAGAGCTGGCTCCGGACCGGGAGCGGGCCCGCGCCTGGACGCTGCTGATCGACGGCGCCCCGCAGTCCCACGTGGACCTCGACGACCCCTCATACCTCGACTTCTCCTACCAGCGGCGGATCGGGCACGTCATCGACCTGGCCGCCCCCGCCCGGCAGCCGCTGAACGTGGTGCACCTCGGCGGCGGCGCCTTCACCCTGGCCCGCTACACGGCCGCCACCCGGCCCCGCTCGACCCAGCAGATCGTCGAGATCGACGCCGGCCTGGTGGCCTTCGTACGGGCCAACCTGCCGCTGGACCCGCAGGCCCGGGTCCGGGTGCGCGCGGTCGACGCGCGGGCCGGACTGGCCAAGGTCCCGGACGGCTGGGCGGACCTCGTGATCGCCGACGTCTTCAGCGGCGCCCGCACCCCCGCGCACCTGACGAGCGCGGAATTCCTGGACGACGTACGCCGGGCGATGTCGCCCGCCGGCTGGTACGTCGCCAACCTCGCGGACGGGCCGCCGCTCGCGCACCTGCGGGGACAGATCGCCACCGCCGCCTCCCGGTTCGGTGAACTCGCGCTGGCCGCGGACCCGGTGGTGTTCCGGGGGAAACGATTCGGCAATGCGGTGCTCGTCGCATCCGACCGGGAGCTGCCGGTCGCCGAACTCACCCGGCGGGTCGCGAGCGACCCGCACCCGGGCCGCGTCGAGCACGGCCGCGCCCTCGCCGACTTCACCGGGGGCGCGAGCCCGGTCTCCGACGCCTCGGCAGCGGCCTCCCCGGCCCCGCCGCCGTCCGTCTTCCGCTGA
- a CDS encoding response regulator transcription factor — translation MASVLVVEDDQFVRSALIRHLTDAAHTVRSVGTALEALREVAHFRFDVVILDLGLPDLDGAEALKMLRGITDVPVIIATARDDESEIVRLLNDGADDYLTKPFSVEHLSARMAAVLRRSRSAAGAEPPSRVLRVGGLAIDPLRRSAELDGAVLDLTRREFDLLAFLAGRPGVVVARKELLAEVWQQSYGDDQTIDVHLSWLRRKLGETAARPRYLHTLRGVGVKLEPPL, via the coding sequence ATGGCAAGTGTGCTCGTGGTCGAGGACGACCAGTTCGTACGTTCCGCCCTCATCCGGCACCTCACCGACGCCGCGCACACCGTGCGCAGCGTCGGCACCGCCCTGGAGGCCCTCCGGGAAGTCGCCCACTTCCGCTTCGACGTGGTCATCCTCGACCTCGGACTGCCCGATCTGGACGGGGCGGAGGCGCTGAAGATGCTGCGCGGCATCACCGACGTACCGGTGATCATCGCGACCGCCCGGGACGACGAGTCCGAGATCGTCCGGCTGCTGAACGACGGCGCCGACGACTACCTGACGAAACCGTTCTCCGTGGAGCACCTCTCGGCCCGGATGGCCGCCGTGCTGCGCCGCTCCCGGTCCGCCGCCGGGGCCGAGCCGCCCTCCCGCGTCCTGCGCGTCGGCGGCCTCGCCATCGACCCGCTGCGCCGCAGCGCCGAACTGGACGGGGCGGTACTCGACCTGACCCGGCGCGAGTTCGACCTGCTCGCCTTCCTCGCCGGCCGGCCCGGGGTGGTCGTGGCGCGCAAGGAGCTGCTGGCCGAGGTCTGGCAGCAGTCGTACGGGGACGACCAGACCATCGACGTCCACCTGTCCTGGCTGCGACGCAAGCTCGGCGAGACGGCCGCCCGACCCCGCTACCTGCACACCCTGCGCGGAGTGGGTGTGAAGCTGGAACCGCCGCTGTGA
- a CDS encoding HAMP domain-containing sensor histidine kinase codes for MRWALVRVCLAVTAMVVVAFAVPLGLVVQEMARDRAFSNAERQAAAIGPTLSITTDRRQLARAVASTQMGAAGRMAVHVPAVEADPDAGVAGAGPVDIGEGWAGARAVADTRRLGRATTTGVAGGGSVLLQPTAIGSGGIAVVEIHIPEGEVSNGVGTAWLVLAGVGTALVIGSVAVADRLGVRMVQPAARLADAAQQLGEGRLGARVPEDGPKELRSAAVAFNSMADQVVELLANERELAADLSHRLRTPLTVLRLNAASLGDGPAAEQTRAAVEQLEREVDTIIRTAREQRPQESGRHPGPGAGCDASEVIRERMAFWSALAEDEGREVRLAGVDRTVRVPVARPELAAALDAMLGNVFRHTPEGTPFAVDVHDAGDAVIVLVSDAGAGIADPDAALRRGNDGGRDGSTGLGLDIVRRVAEATGGDVRIGRSVLGGTEVRVWIGPDGRERPSAQGRRGHRGAVRRRKRASTQGRGRAS; via the coding sequence ATGAGATGGGCGCTGGTCCGCGTCTGCCTGGCGGTCACCGCGATGGTGGTGGTCGCCTTCGCCGTACCCCTCGGCCTGGTGGTCCAGGAGATGGCCCGCGACCGGGCGTTCTCGAACGCCGAGCGGCAGGCCGCCGCCATCGGCCCCACCCTGTCGATCACGACCGACCGGCGGCAGCTGGCCCGCGCCGTCGCGTCCACGCAGATGGGCGCGGCCGGGCGGATGGCCGTCCACGTGCCGGCCGTCGAGGCCGACCCCGACGCCGGGGTGGCGGGCGCCGGGCCCGTGGACATCGGCGAGGGCTGGGCGGGCGCCCGGGCCGTCGCCGACACCCGGCGGCTGGGCCGGGCCACCACCACCGGCGTGGCGGGCGGCGGCTCCGTACTGCTCCAGCCCACCGCCATCGGCTCCGGCGGCATCGCGGTCGTCGAGATCCACATCCCGGAGGGCGAGGTCAGCAACGGCGTGGGAACGGCCTGGCTGGTGCTCGCCGGGGTCGGGACCGCGCTGGTCATCGGCTCGGTGGCGGTCGCGGACCGGCTCGGCGTACGGATGGTCCAGCCGGCCGCGCGGCTCGCGGACGCGGCGCAGCAGCTGGGCGAGGGGCGGCTCGGCGCCCGGGTGCCGGAGGACGGCCCCAAGGAACTCCGCTCGGCGGCGGTCGCGTTCAACTCGATGGCGGACCAGGTGGTCGAACTCCTGGCCAACGAGCGCGAGCTGGCCGCCGACCTCTCGCACCGGCTGCGCACCCCGCTCACCGTGCTGCGGCTCAACGCGGCCTCGCTCGGGGACGGCCCGGCGGCCGAGCAGACCCGCGCGGCGGTGGAGCAGCTCGAACGCGAGGTGGACACGATCATCCGCACCGCCCGCGAGCAGCGGCCGCAGGAGTCCGGCCGGCACCCCGGACCGGGAGCGGGCTGCGACGCCTCGGAGGTGATCCGCGAGCGGATGGCGTTCTGGTCGGCGCTGGCGGAGGACGAGGGCCGCGAGGTCCGGCTGGCCGGGGTGGACCGCACGGTGCGGGTGCCGGTCGCCCGGCCCGAACTGGCCGCCGCGCTCGACGCGATGCTCGGCAACGTCTTCCGGCACACCCCGGAGGGGACCCCGTTCGCGGTGGACGTGCACGACGCGGGCGACGCGGTGATCGTGCTGGTCTCGGACGCGGGCGCCGGCATCGCCGACCCGGACGCGGCGCTGCGGCGCGGCAACGACGGCGGCCGGGACGGCTCCACGGGCCTGGGGCTGGACATCGTCCGGCGGGTCGCCGAGGCCACCGGCGGTGACGTGCGGATCGGGCGCTCGGTGCTCGGCGGGACCGAGGTGCGGGTGTGGATCGGGCCGGACGGGCGGGAGCGGCCGTCGGCGCAGGGGCGGCGCGGCCACCGGGGTGCGGTCCGGCGCCGCAAGCGGGCTTCGACGCAGGGG